Part of the Martelella mediterranea DSM 17316 genome, GGCGCTTTCCGACGGTATGCGCCACTACCGCGTCCGCGAGGATAACGAAGTGGCGCAAATCGCGGGGAACACGCTCTTTGCCCGCTGGAAGCCCTGGGACGACGTGACGGTGGAGACCTGGCTCGTCCCGGCCGGCGACTGGCATGTGCGGGTTCACCGGATCGAAACCCCGCGTGCGCTGCACGCCACCGAAGGCGGCTTTGCAATCGGACGCGCCGACCTCGACGCCGACCATTGCGAAGAGGCGGACGGTGTGGCGCGCGCGCAGTCGGAGACCGATCTTAGCCAGATCGTCGACATCTCTCCGGAGGGCAAGCGGCAGGGTCGGGCCCAAAGAGCATTGCCGAACACCAATCTGATCGTCGCCAAGACCATAGTGCCGCAGCTGACCGGTGGCGTGCCGGCCGGCACGACCGTGCTGGCGACCGCCGTTTCGGCAACGGTGAACGGTGTCGATCCAGGCGAGGCGCCTGCGATGCCGGATCTCGGTGAACTGGAGGCGCTGTTCAGGCGGGAAGGTGTCACGGTCAGCGCCATCGATATCGCGGAGAGATACTGATGCGCCCACGCATAAGTTTCGCCATGGCCGCAGAAAAGACCCAGCATGTCTTCGATGAGCGGCTCTTCGACCGGCTCGCCAGGCACTGCGAGATCCTGTCCAGGACCCCGATGGAGGATTTCTCGACCGTGCAGGCCCGGGAGCTTCTGGCTGAGACCGATATCCTGATCACCGGTTGGGGTTCCCCCTACGTCGGAGAGGAGGTACTGCGACTTGCGCCTGGGTTGCGCCTGATCGCCCATGCGGCGGGAACGGTGAAATACACGATCGGCGAGGCGGTCTATGCCGCCGGCATCGCCGTCACCCATGCCGCGGCCGCCAACGCCGTACCGGTGGCCGAATACACGCTCGCCGCGATCATCTTCGCCAACAAGCGAGTGTTCGAACTCAGTGATATCTACCGCCACGATCGTGGCAGGACGGCGACCTGGGCGCTGATGAGCGAGCCGATCGGCAATTATCGCCGCACCGTCGGCCTGATCGGCGCCTCGCACATCGGCCGCAAGGTGGCCAAGCTGCTTGAAATGCTTGATGTGGATGTCCTGCTGCATGATCCCTATGTGACCGCCGAGGACCCGGTGGCGGCGAAGGCGCGGCTTGTCGATCTCGATACCCTGCTTCGGAAATCGGACACAATCTCGCTCCACGCGCCGGCCTTGCCTGCGACCCGGCACATGATCGGCGCCGCCGAGTTTGCCAGGATGCGGGATGGCGCCACCTTCATCAATACGGCGCGTGGCATGCTGGTGGATCATGAGGCAATGATCGGCGAACTGCAAAGCGGCCGGATCAGTGCCATCCTCGATGTTACTGCGCCTGAAGTGCTCGAGGCGGGATCACCTCTCTATACCCTGCCGAATGTGTTTCTGACCCCGCACGTGGCCGGTGCAGCCGGGCTCGAGCGACTGCGGCTGGGCGAGATGGCGGTGAGCGAGATCGAAAGGTTCGTATCCGGCCGCCCGCTGGAACATGCAATCCAACCCGAACTGCTGGAGCGGTCGGCATGAATTCAAAACTCGAGGATGGCCTCGACATGGCAGCCCGCGAAGCGCGGCTGCAATTCCTGACCTGGGAACGTACGCCGGACGATATCGACGCCCCCGCCCACCGGGCGCGCTGTGCCCGTCTGTCGGCAACGGCGGGTGCCGAAATCGACGATACCGCCTATATCGCGGAAAAGGCGGCGGTGTTCACCGAAAAGCTTGTCCTGGGCGCTCAGTCCTATATTGCCGGCTATGCCATCGTCCGGGGCGACGTTACGCTGGGTGCCAATTGCACTGTCAATGCCTATGCCTGCATTGCCGGAAAGGTGACCTGCGGCGATCATGTTCGCATCGCCTCGCATGCCCAGATCATGGGCTTCAACCATGGTTATGAGGACCCCGATGTCCCGATCGCGCGACAACCGCATGAAAGCCGGGGGATTGTCATTGAGGACGACGTGTGGATCGGTGCCAATGCGGTGGTGCTCGATGGCGTCCGGATCGGCCACGGCGCTGTCATCGCCGCTGGCGCCACGGTCACCCGCGACGTCCCGCCCTTCACGATTGCCGGGGGCGTGCCGGCAAAGCCGATCCGCAGGCGCGGTGAGAAATCGAATACCGACATCGAAGCGGCCCTCCGATCCGTGGGCGCGAGCATCGGGACAGAATGGCGCACGATCCTCCAGAGGAACCTGCGCGACGGGGTCTATGTCTCACGCGAGGCCGACGGCCAGGAGCGGTCAAGCATCCGACACCTCTGCGATGCGATCGAAATCGCGGCGGGCCTCGATGAACGTCCCGAAGGGCTCGATATTCCAGCCGCGATTACGACGCTGAAGGCGATACAGGATCCCGAAACGGGTCTTTTCCCCGACCCCAGCCGTCCGCCGCGGCCGGACCTTCCTTTGCGCGAGGAAGGTCTGGCGCTCTACAATGTCCTTGCAGTCGGCTATGCGCTGGAAGTGCTCGGCAGCCGGCCGGATCACAGGTTTACCGCCGTCGAGCTCGATGCTCCCGATCTCTGCACCTGGCTGGAAAGCCTTCCCTGGCGGACCAATGCCTGGGCGGCGGGAGCCTGCGTCGATGCAATCGGAACCGCCCTTTATTTCAACGCGCGCTACTTCTCGACCGGCAGGGTGCGGGAAACGCTGTTCGGCTGGCTTTCACTTCATGTCGACAGGAGCACCGGCCTCTGGGGCTCGCCGACGGCCTCGGAAGGCCTGCTGCAGCCGGTCAATGGTTTCTATCGGTTGACAAGGGGAACCTATGCGCAGTTCGGCCTGCCCGTGCCCCATCCCGAGGCCACGATCAATTCCGTGCTCGCCAACTACCGCAACCATGACGGTTTTTGCGGTCCGACCTATACCGCCTGCAATCTGCTCGATACCATCCACCCGCTGCTGATCTGTCTCGACCTCACGGATCATCGCCGGGCCGAGGTCGAGGCTGTCGCCCGCGCCATCATCACCCGCGCGCCATCGCGCTGGCGGAAGGGGGAGGGCTTTGCCTTTGCCGACGGCCAGGAACCCGGCCTTCAGGGCACGGAAATGTGGCTCTCGGTCATCCATCTGGCGGCAAAGCTTTTGAAGCGCGAGGATGCCTTCCACTATGTCCCGAAGGGCGTCCATCGCACGCAAGCTGTCGGTCTCGGACTATGAACAGGAATTGAGGAGAAGATCGCCATGACGAAGCGAAAGGCGCTTGTGGTTTACGGAGGAATGGAACTGCACACGCCGAGGGAAGGCGCCGAGGTCGTCCGCCAGGTCCTGGAGGAGCATGGCTTTGCGGTTCAGGTGACCGATGATTACGACGCGCTCGGCGCCGATGATGTCGGCTCCAACGCCCTCGTGGTGCCGGTCATCACGGATGGCGTCCTCGAACCGGAAAAGATGGCGAGGCTGATTGCTGCGGTGCAGGCTGGCACCGGCCTTGCGGGGTATCACATGGGGCTTGCGACCAGTTTTCGGGCAAGCGTGCCCTTCCGCTATGCCGCGAGCTGCTACTGGGTTTCGCATCCCGGCAATATCATCTCCTATCAGGTCGACGTCACCCGTCCCGATCATCCGATCATGGAGGGGATCGAACCCTTCGAGCATACATCGGAACAATACTACCTGAACTACGATCCGGCCGTGGAGGTGCTGGCGACCACCACGTTTTCCGGAGAATTCCACCCCTGGCGCAGGAACGTCGTCATGCCGGTGGTGTTCACCACCACGCACGGCGAAGGCCGGGTGTTCTATTCCTCCCTCGGGCACACAGCCGACGAGCTTGAAATCCCCAATCTGCGCCTGATCCTGACCCGCGGCCTGCTCTGGGCGGCCGGGGCGCTTTGACGGCCGGTCATCTTCGCCGAGCGTCTCGGTGCGGCTTTCGGTTTCAAATATCAATCGACACTGACGCCAATTCAGTGATGATCGCTATGACATCAGTGAAGTTGTCAGCCGGGATTGGCGCGGCCTTTATGCCCAAGCGGCAAGAGACGGGGCCCCGCAGATTACAGTTTTGAAACTTCCGGTTCCGGCGAACCTTGCCACTCCAGCCGCCAGATGGAACCTTGTCGCAAGTTTTGAACAAGCGACGGATGGAAGGCAACGATGCATGTGCCGCCCTTGGATCTGACAGAGGGGTAAATGAGCCCCGGGCTGTCCTTTTCCTTTCGCAGCCATCTGGAAAGCGTCTGGCCTGCCGGGTAGGCAATTGCAGGGTCAGCACTCAAAGATGGGTCTTCCGTGAACTGGGCGTCGCGCAGATCGTGAAATACGCCAATGAAATCCGCGATCAGCTCCGCGTAATCGGTCACATTCTCAAACCGGGCGATCGCCTCAAGCTCTCTCGAGATATGAAAAGATACCTCAGTCAAGGCGGTTTCGACCTCGAAAGCGCAATACCATGCGCCGCGTTCCTCGTCATTGAAGCGATTTCCACCAGGTCGCGTATAGGTGAAAGCTGCATTTATGCAGGTGTGGCCAGCGCGGCCAAAGACGAGTTCCTTCGGATCGAGGTCCAGAAGCCCGCCTTCTTGGGCTTGGAGGCGGCCGCTCGTTGCGCCCTCCAGTTCCGCCAAATCTCCCAGGATCCCATGATTGTGAGCGAGCGGAAGCAGTACCGGCTCCTTGAGCCTTGCACTGGAGATAAGTCGAACAGTGTCTCGCTGGGCAATATCCGCGCGAGGAGGCTCAATCACAATCCGCCTCGCAAAGCATCAATATGGCGCCGCACGAGCAGCAGTTTTGGAATGCCGCCCTCAATCATCACATCAATCGGCCGACGGCCGTCAAAAAGCGGCCCCTTGTTCGGCAGCTTCACCCACTCGTCGGC contains:
- a CDS encoding hydroxyacid dehydrogenase produces the protein MMRPRISFAMAAEKTQHVFDERLFDRLARHCEILSRTPMEDFSTVQARELLAETDILITGWGSPYVGEEVLRLAPGLRLIAHAAGTVKYTIGEAVYAAGIAVTHAAAANAVPVAEYTLAAIIFANKRVFELSDIYRHDRGRTATWALMSEPIGNYRRTVGLIGASHIGRKVAKLLEMLDVDVLLHDPYVTAEDPVAAKARLVDLDTLLRKSDTISLHAPALPATRHMIGAAEFARMRDGATFINTARGMLVDHEAMIGELQSGRISAILDVTAPEVLEAGSPLYTLPNVFLTPHVAGAAGLERLRLGEMAVSEIERFVSGRPLEHAIQPELLERSA
- a CDS encoding ThuA domain-containing protein, with the translated sequence MTKRKALVVYGGMELHTPREGAEVVRQVLEEHGFAVQVTDDYDALGADDVGSNALVVPVITDGVLEPEKMARLIAAVQAGTGLAGYHMGLATSFRASVPFRYAASCYWVSHPGNIISYQVDVTRPDHPIMEGIEPFEHTSEQYYLNYDPAVEVLATTTFSGEFHPWRRNVVMPVVFTTTHGEGRVFYSSLGHTADELEIPNLRLILTRGLLWAAGAL
- a CDS encoding RES family NAD+ phosphorylase is translated as MAELEGATSGRLQAQEGGLLDLDPKELVFGRAGHTCINAAFTYTRPGGNRFNDEERGAWYCAFEVETALTEVSFHISRELEAIARFENVTDYAELIADFIGVFHDLRDAQFTEDPSLSADPAIAYPAGQTLSRWLRKEKDSPGLIYPSVRSKGGTCIVAFHPSLVQNLRQGSIWRLEWQGSPEPEVSKL